The Benincasa hispida cultivar B227 chromosome 11, ASM972705v1, whole genome shotgun sequence genome has a segment encoding these proteins:
- the LOC120090551 gene encoding caffeic acid 3-O-methyltransferase 1-like, translated as MATINSSDEEHQHFAYAMQLASSSALPMTLQTAFELSVFEILARAGHGVELSPTKIAAEITTANPDEASMIYRILRLYSLNSVSKFYVRNEDGVSLGPMISLIQDKVFLDSWSELKNAIVEGGIRTWGAHAFEYPSMDPRSNKIFNTAMSNHATMVVKKIVESYKDFENIKQLVDVGGGLGVTLQIITSTYTSIKGINFDLPHVIQCAPIYPDKRNMPSSIEDETDMASNFEDEKNMPSSF; from the exons ATGGCTACCATTAATTCCTCCGACGAAGAACATCAACACTTTGCTTACGCTATGCAGCTGGCTTCCTCATCAGCGCTGCCGATGACACTCCAAACAGCGTTCGAGCTCAGTGTGTTCGAGATCTTGGCGAGGGCTGGCCATGGGGTCGAGCTCTCTCCGACAAAGATAGCGGCTGAGATAACCACTGCAAACCCAGATGAGGCATCGATGATTTATCGGATCCTGAG ACTGTATAGTCTCAACTCGGTTTCTAAGTTTTACGTTCGAAATGAAGATGGAGTGTCATTGGGTCCTATGATATCCTTGATTCAAGATAAAGTCTTTCTTGATAGCTG GAGCGAGTTGAAGAACGCTATTGTAGAAGGTGGAATTCGAACATGGGGAGCGCATGCCTTTGAGTATCCTAGCATGGATCCAAGatctaacaaaattttcaatactGCAATGTCAAATCATGCTACGATGGTGGTGAAAAAGATTGTTGAGTCCTACAAAGACTTTGAAAACATCAAGCAACTAGTTGATGTTGGTGGTGGCTTAGGGGTCACACTTCAAATCATTACCTCTACATACACTTCAATCAAAGGCATCAACTTTGACTTGCCTCATGTCATTCAATGTGCCCCAATTTATCCAG ataagagAAATATGCCATCGAGTATTGAAGATGAGACGGATATGGCatcaaactttgaagatgagaagaatATGCCATCAAGCTTTTGA